The following is a genomic window from Adhaeribacter radiodurans.
TTCGCATAAGGATAAGAGACATAGGGCTCTAATTTCATTGTCCGGGGTTCGTAGCGCCAGGTTACTCCGTTAGCTCCTCTTACCGGGCCATAAGGTGTTTCTATCTGGGAATGCAGAAAAGTACCTTCGTGCATATATAAAGCCCCATCCGGGCCCCAGGTGTAATTGCTGATGGCATGGTGCGCATCTTCGGTGCCGAAGCCGCGGAGCAGGATTTTTCGGCTATCTGCTTTACCGTCTCCGTTCGTGTCTTTTAAAAATACAAAATCCGGAGCTTGGGTCACATAAGCGCCTCCGTCTCCTAGTTCAAACCCTAAAGGTAGGTACAAACTGTCGGCGAATACCCGGTGTTTATCTGCCTTGCCATCCTGATTGGTATCTTCCAGAATAATAATTTGGTCGTTGGGCGGGCTACCCGGATAATAGTGGGGGTATGACGGCATTGTTCCCACCCACATTCTGCCTTTCGCATCAAAAGTAAACGATACCGGGTTGGCAACTGGAAAATCTAGTTCCGAAGCAAATAATTCTATTTGATAACCTTTTGGCAGAACAAACTGGGATTTGGCTTTTGTAAGTGCTTCTCTCGATTCTTTAAGGGGTTCATATTGCTTATTATACTGAATAATGTTCTGGATTTTTTTAATATCCGGACCATTGCTGGTTTTTACTCCTTTCCAGATAGCGCTGTCCAGTCGCAGAATAATTTTATCAATTTTCGCTAACTCCGACCTTAGGGTTTGTCCACCCGCCCATTCTCGCCGGCGGCCGTAAATATATTCCTCGTTTCCGGCTTTGTACTTGTAAAAGAAATGGCGGTTTTTTATTCCTATTGCCTTTTGTAGATGAATAGAAAATAAGTCATTGGTCCAGGTAGAAATTGATAAGTCTAACGCTTGAGCCATTATTTCGCTGACTGCTTTGTACCCCCGCTCATTTAAATATATTCCGTTGGAGGTTAAAGAATCTGTTTCGCTTTTCATCCGTTCGGCGGTAGGCTCGTACAAATTGATAAAGGGAATATTTAGCTTTTGGGCAACCTCCTGCATACCCTGGGTATATTGCTTCAGGTTTTGGTTATGTACAGCGGGGTCGGGTAAGAATCCTCCCAGCATTTCGTGTGCAATTGGGGAAACCAGAATAATTTGGGGGTTGGAGTGACCGTTAAACTTTTGCTGCTGTAAATGTCTTAGGTAATTAGCCAGTTGATGCTTAAAGCTTTCTAAACTATCAGAGCCTTGAAAAGCTTCATTTAGCCCAAAAAAAGCAAAAATAATATCCGCTTTTTGTTCTTGCAGGTGCTCATAAACGGTTCCAAAATTTACGGGCCTGGGTTGTAAATTTACTTCATCGGCACTCCAGGCTAAATTTCGGATTTTAAGATTGCGCTCCGGAAAACTTTTATATAGAAGAGTTTCAAAATAATTTTGATCCTGAAGGCCGACGGCAAAAGTATTTCCCAGGAAAACAATTTTACTATTTTGCTCCGGATTTAAAGAATTTACTACCTCATTTCTGCTGCAGGAAAAAAGAAAAGATAGCAAAACCGGAACGATCAATGTCAAGAACTTTTTGTTCATTAGGAGAACCGTTATAAATCTTTAGAACTTACTTTTATTCCGAATCCACCATCTATTTATTCCCCGTAAAAAAAGGACCACATACATTCACCTTCATCATGGAAGCGGCAATTTATCTTACAAGCATACTCCCGCTCCTATTCTTATGAAAACTAAATTTTATATATTTGTAGGAGGAAAGCACTACTATGCTCTGTAAAAAGCTTTTATATTAATAGATAAATTCGATAAATAAAAGCTTAATTCTGATTCTTCCACCTTTCACAAATTTGACCTCCTGTTTTTATGGCTTTTAAACTGTTTACTATACATTTAGTAAATTTAAATTCATATTGAACAGCTACTTAATAGACTTCCTAGTCTTACTAGGGCGCTCGGGTTAATAAAAGTAATCCTGTCGTTGCTTACACCATTTTGTTACTTACTTACTTACTTACTTACTTACTTACTTACTTACTTACTTACTTACGTGTGCCTATAGTCGGTCCAGTCTTCCCCCGTCTACAGTTAGCATTGCGCCTTGCACAAAAGCCGCCTCGGCCGAGGCGAGAAACGTGATAGCGGAGGCAATGTCTTCGGGTTTACCTACATCATTAGGGTCAATTTTTTCGATACCGGCTTTTACATTAGGATTGTCCCAAAGCATAGGCGTATCAATTGCGCCAGGCAATATGGCGTTTACCCGTATTCCCTTAATTTTACCTTCCAAGGCTGCGGAGCGGGTAAGCGACACCAAGGCAGCTTTGGCAGCGGCATACGGGGCTACCAGCGGTTCGGTCTCTATTGCATGAATGCTGGCTACGTTGATAATGGCCCCACCGGGTTTCATGTTAAGGAAGGAATGCTTGATAAAAAAAAAGGCACCCAGCAGATCAACCTTTAATATTCTTATCCAGTCTTCCTCGGTTTGCTCTTCAATGGGTTTGAAGATCATAAGTCCCGCATTGTTCACCACAATATCCAACTGACCAAAATGATCGATGGCTGTTTGTACGGCAGCCTGCACCTCAGCCTCAACCGATACATTGCAGGTAGCAGCTATTACGCTTTGGTTATTGGTTAGGGTTAAAGATTGGACAGCAGTTGCTAATTTTTGTTCGTTTAAATCGGCAAGTACAATACGAGCCCCTTCGGTAATAAATTTACGCGCAATGGCCATACCAATGCCTCCTGCACCGCCGGTTACAATGGCTACTTTATCTTTTAATAGCATAATTTATTCGTTTGTAGGTGAATTAGTAGTTGCATTAATTTCCTGTCTGGCTTGCATCCGTTTTCTTTTAGCCCATTCCTCGTTGTGCTCGCTGGGCATTACTACCGGCACCGTCAGGCAAACGCTTTGGGTAGGCAGTACTTCGCGCCATTCCGATATAATTCTTTTGTAAGCCGTACCCACAGGTCGTATGTTTCTGTTCAGGTCATATAAACCAAGCGGGTTTACCTGGTTATTGTTTTCCCGCAGGCCAGTATCCCAATCCACCTGGTCGGTAAGCGAAAACCAGGTAAACCCAACAATAGGCAGACCGTCGTTGCGCACGCGTAGTACATTGGCCCATTCTTTCCAAAGCCAGTATACGGCTTCATCCCCCTTAGGGCCTTGCTTCAGGTTCGTTTCGGTGTGCATGACCGGCAACTGGTAACGGTCGTAGTACTGCGATGTTATTACATGATAGCCAAATATTTCACCGGAGGCCTGGGTAGAACCGTCCGCAAATACACGATGCTCGTTCGTGATGTAGTAGTCATTGCCCATAATGCAGTGGTGCTTTAAGTTATTTTCCAAAAAGAAATGATACTCCGCGCGGGTCATGCCGTTATCCATCAGGTATTCATACATATCGGAATCTACCCGGCGGCCATAATTCAGATCAAGCGAAAGAAATCGGCGGGCATTCATTAACTCTGCCGGCTTTATAGCCTTAGGATTTTCGGCATGGTAATACTCCGATGATTCGCTTTGTATGAAGATGGCATCGGGCCGTACCTCAAGTATGGTTTGCATAGCCAGGACGTTGGCTTTTACAATGTGCTTGAGCGCGGTAACAAATGTTCTGTCTGTTGTCATCTGCTCGTTCCATTACCCATACAAAGCAGAGAACACGGCGCAGATGTACATTTCATTTACCGGTGTATACAACTGCACCCAGGGGTAGCGTTCGGCAAACGCGCGGCTATATTCTTTAAACAGTTGCGGAAATTCAGGATTTTGAAAGTTGCCGATCCAATCCGGCACACCAAAGTGACAGAGATCGACAATAGGTACAATATTAAGGCGCTTTAATTCGGCAAAGGCTTCATCAGTAAACGACCAGTCAAATTTACCTTTACCTAAAAAGGCTTTATGCAGAGGAGGCCCATAGCGAAGAAAATTTATGCCGAGCTCTTTTACCAATTCAAAGTCTTTTTTCCAGTAAGTGTAATGGCCGCATTTTTCAAGCTCGTCCATTCGTACGGTGCCGTTTTGTATAGTTGGTATGCTGTTCTCGATACCTGTAGCAAACATAAATCCTAGCTGCATAATCTTCCGGTTTGGTGTCCTACCTTGATTAAAGGCGCAAGCATTAATCAAGAGTAGGCTGGTTTAAGTAATTGTTCTACGAAATTTTAATTAAATAAGAAGGGTTAGCCTTAAGATTTAAGAAGTAAAAGAAGTTGAAATGCAAGGATATAGGCACGCTCGATAAAATCGGGCCCGGAAAAAAAGGCAACTGGAAAAATTTATAATGGATAAATAACTTAAAGGAAGCGGAGGCTACTAATGTATTCTAAACCAGGAAACATTTTACTTGTAAGCGGAATATAGAAAAGTACTAATATGGAAAGATAATGTTGTACAAACCAAGTTGGATAAAAATAAGTTTATACGTTTAAAAGGAGGGATTTACGCTACTTAGAAAATTTGAAGGGACTTGTATAATGTACTTTCTCTGGCCTAAAAAATTTAAAACCTTTATTTTACCTTCTAAATAAACATTTTGAATATTATGTCATTGGATAAGGCACTTGTTATGATTGGGTAATATTGCTTCTTTATATAAGAAAGAATTTTTGCAGGAAGGTGTTATAAAACTTACTTGAAATTAAAAAGCCTTGGTTCTGATTTAGAACCAAGGCTTTTTAATGTATTACCTCACTAGTTTAAATTCCAAAACCAATGTAAATCTGCGTAACAGAATTCTTAGAATCGTTCGTTAAACTTCCTGCCAGACCACTTTTCCCAATTTCACGTAAACCATAGTTATAACGGGCACCAACAGTAACGCCTCTTACGTCAAAGCCTACGCCAATTAATGCCCCATAATCTAACCGGTTAAAGTCATCGGTTTTTAGCTCTTTAATGTCCGTTGAGTTCAGGTTGGACGTTTTCAGATCTTTCACGTTAGCGGATACCAGATAAGCTAAATAAGGCCCAGCATGAACATTAAGCGGACCAATGTTAACCGCTAAAGCTACCGGTACCTGGATATAGTTTAAATTAAATCGCACTTCCCCAGGCTCAATGCCAAATAAGTTTTCCAGGTCTGAACCGCCATAAGTAACTTTAGAACCAACGTTTGAATAAAGAACTTCCGGTTGAATGGCCAAAAAACTCGTAATTGGCACTTTACCAAAAACACCTAAATGGTAACCTACTTTAATATTTTCGTCTTCGGCATTTGGTTGGTCTACGTAGAGCTGAGAAATATTAAATCCTCCTTTAATTCCGAATTTGGGTCCGGGATTATTTTCTTGGGCTTGCGTACGTTCCACTCCCACGATTAGGAGTAAAGCAAGTCCTATTGCAAATAATTTTTGAGTAAAGCACATCGTTTATAATATTTTTAAGATTAGGTATTAACCTGTATACTCTTTTAGAAATAGGATAGTTGTCTAATACTCTTTTAATTTATTTTGAAGTTCTGGCTGATTTACTTATACCAAATGTGCTAATTTCCTAGTTTAAAGAATGGCACTAAAAAGTTATTCTTTTTTGTACACCCAGTTAAATGGTAACGTTTGGTAATAACATCTCGGCCAAACGTTCGTCCCGGTCATAAATATCTTTTCGGAAGTTTATATTTCCTTGGGCATCAATGAAGGCGGTAAAGTAGACTATATATACCGGTAACACCTTTTCTAAAGTTATGGTCTGTTCTTTGCCGGCCTCCATGGCCGCTTTTATCTTTTGTGGTGTCCATTGCGGATAATCCCGTAACAAATAGGCAGCCAACCTGGCCGGTTCGCTTACCCGAATACACCCATGGCTAAAAGCCCGTGAATTTTCCTGGAACAAAGATTTAGAAGGAGTATCGTGCAGGTAAATACTGTAACTATTAGGAAATAAAAATTTTACTTGCCCTAAGGAATTTCTAGGGCCTGGCTTTTGCCGGACTATTGGTAACCCATTTCGCTGGCCGATTACCTGCATGTTGTGTCGGTTTAAGTAATTTGGATCGCGGCGCATTCCCGGCACAATTTCCTTTCTGACAATACTGGCCGGAACGTACCAATACGGACTAAAAACTACATACTT
Proteins encoded in this region:
- a CDS encoding SDR family NAD(P)-dependent oxidoreductase, with product MLLKDKVAIVTGGAGGIGMAIARKFITEGARIVLADLNEQKLATAVQSLTLTNNQSVIAATCNVSVEAEVQAAVQTAIDHFGQLDIVVNNAGLMIFKPIEEQTEEDWIRILKVDLLGAFFFIKHSFLNMKPGGAIINVASIHAIETEPLVAPYAAAKAALVSLTRSAALEGKIKGIRVNAILPGAIDTPMLWDNPNVKAGIEKIDPNDVGKPEDIASAITFLASAEAAFVQGAMLTVDGGRLDRL
- a CDS encoding porin family protein, with the protein product MCFTQKLFAIGLALLLIVGVERTQAQENNPGPKFGIKGGFNISQLYVDQPNAEDENIKVGYHLGVFGKVPITSFLAIQPEVLYSNVGSKVTYGGSDLENLFGIEPGEVRFNLNYIQVPVALAVNIGPLNVHAGPYLAYLVSANVKDLKTSNLNSTDIKELKTDDFNRLDYGALIGVGFDVRGVTVGARYNYGLREIGKSGLAGSLTNDSKNSVTQIYIGFGI
- a CDS encoding family 1 glycosylhydrolase is translated as MQLGFMFATGIENSIPTIQNGTVRMDELEKCGHYTYWKKDFELVKELGINFLRYGPPLHKAFLGKGKFDWSFTDEAFAELKRLNIVPIVDLCHFGVPDWIGNFQNPEFPQLFKEYSRAFAERYPWVQLYTPVNEMYICAVFSALYG